A DNA window from Aythya fuligula isolate bAytFul2 chromosome 4, bAytFul2.pri, whole genome shotgun sequence contains the following coding sequences:
- the MRO gene encoding protein maestro codes for MAFFAELMKEPPIEKRNIPKTLRVLAEKAHHRSSTIRQLAARALGNAAGSMPVEMQKHRRQVVQVLQQSLEDTACPEVVAESMLALAELVRVLQAVNLGSAFEDIVQSTKMFFESEVEYLRYSALRLYSVLASSASSKRSFFAREVAETWVSLFLHLRDPDSAVASMCKITFQLCAPFMGLSRPQEITSLCKRLGAEELQDAVCSYLARYAPSMLERLHTVARRGCLENGQRLHTSTFEILADILARRRRE; via the exons ATGGCTTTCTTTGCTGAG CTGATGAAGGAGCCGCCTATTGAGAAGAGGAACATCCCGAAGACTCTGCGTGTCTTGGCTGAGAAAGCACACCACCGAAGCAGCACCATAAGGCAGCTGGCAGCGAGAGCTCTGGGCAACGCAGCTGGCAGCATGCCCGTGGAG ATGCAGAAGCACAGGAGACAAGTTGTCCAGGTGCTGCAACAGAGCCTGGAGGACACTGCCTGTCCCGAGGTGGTTGCAGAAAGCATGCTGGCGCTAGCTGAGCTCGTGAGGGTGCTGCAGGCGGTGAACTTGGGATCGGCCTTTGAAGACATCGTCCAGTCCACCAAGATGTTCTTCGAGTCT GAAGTAGAGTACCTTCGCTACTCGGCCTTGCGCCTCTATTCAGTCCTGGCCTCCTCAGCCTCGAGCAAGCGGTCGTTCTTTGCCAGAGAAGTGGCGGAAACATGGGTCAGCCTTTTCCTGCACCTCCGGGATCCCGACTCCGCAGTTGCCAGC ATGTGCAAGATCACCTTCCAACTCTGTGCTCCATTTATGGGGCTGAGTCGGCCACAGGAGATCACCTCTCTCTGCAAGAGGCTGGgtgcagaagagctgcaggaTGCGGTCTGCAGTTACCTG GCCAGATACGCCCCCAGCATGTTGGAGAGGCTCCATACCGTGGCCAGGAGAGGCTGCCTAGAGAACGGTCAGAGGCTGCACACATCGACCTTCGAAATCCTTG CTGACATCCTGGCAAGGAGAAGAAGGGAATGA